The Peribacillus sp. FSL E2-0218 genome contains a region encoding:
- the acsA gene encoding acetate--CoA ligase: MNVKALPVVEGKFNLKNYDETYKGFDWSEAEKEFSWSETGKVNLAYEAIDRHAETYRKNKIALYYKDDKRKEKYTFKEMKDYTNQAANVFKDIAHVEKGDRVFIFMPRSPELYFALLGAIKTGAVVGPLFEAFMEGAVRDRLEDSEASVLVTTPELLLRVPVDELPHLKHIFLVGENIKEEGKYHHFNKKLKEADTKFDIEWVDRNDGLILHYTSGSTGKPKGVLHVHNAMVQHYQTARWVLDLQEEDVYWCTADPGWVTGTSYGIFGPWLTGTSNVIVGGRFKPESWYKTLQDFGVTVWYSAPTAFRMLMGAGDEIVKRFDLSSLRHILSVGEPLNPEVVRWGMKVFNHRIHDTWWMTETGAQVICNYPCLEIKPGSMGKPIPGVKAAIVDDQGNELPPHRMGNLAIKKGWPSMMKTVWNNQAKYESYFMPGDWYVSGDSAYMDEEGYFWFQGRVDDVIMTAGERVGPFEVESKLVEHPAVAEAGVIGKPDPVRGEIIKAFIALRDGYDANDALIEEIRQFVKNGLAAHAAPREIEFRDKLPKTRSGKIMRRVLKAWELDLPTGDLSSMED; this comes from the coding sequence ATGAATGTGAAAGCGTTGCCAGTAGTGGAAGGTAAGTTCAATCTAAAGAATTACGATGAAACATACAAGGGGTTTGACTGGTCCGAGGCGGAAAAGGAATTCTCCTGGTCCGAAACCGGTAAGGTGAATCTGGCATATGAAGCCATTGACCGCCATGCCGAAACATACAGAAAAAACAAAATAGCCCTTTATTATAAAGACGATAAAAGAAAGGAAAAATATACATTCAAGGAAATGAAGGATTATACGAACCAAGCGGCCAATGTGTTCAAGGACATTGCCCATGTCGAAAAAGGAGATCGTGTCTTCATCTTCATGCCACGCTCCCCGGAGCTTTACTTTGCCTTGCTGGGTGCGATCAAAACGGGAGCGGTGGTCGGACCGTTGTTCGAGGCCTTCATGGAAGGCGCGGTAAGGGACCGTCTCGAAGATAGTGAAGCAAGTGTCCTCGTTACGACCCCGGAACTTCTGCTGCGCGTCCCGGTCGATGAATTGCCCCATTTGAAACATATTTTCCTAGTGGGCGAAAATATAAAAGAAGAGGGAAAGTATCATCACTTCAATAAAAAGCTAAAAGAAGCCGACACCAAATTCGACATTGAATGGGTGGATCGGAATGACGGATTGATCTTGCACTATACATCCGGTTCCACAGGGAAGCCTAAAGGCGTGCTTCACGTTCATAATGCGATGGTCCAGCATTACCAAACGGCAAGATGGGTCCTGGATCTGCAGGAGGAGGATGTGTATTGGTGCACAGCCGATCCTGGATGGGTGACAGGGACGTCTTACGGCATTTTCGGACCATGGCTTACAGGAACCTCGAATGTCATTGTAGGCGGGCGATTCAAGCCTGAATCCTGGTACAAAACCTTGCAGGATTTTGGTGTCACGGTTTGGTACAGTGCACCGACTGCCTTCAGGATGCTGATGGGGGCAGGTGACGAAATCGTTAAACGTTTCGATTTGAGTTCCCTCCGCCATATCCTGAGTGTAGGCGAGCCATTGAATCCTGAGGTGGTCCGCTGGGGAATGAAGGTTTTCAATCATCGCATCCATGATACTTGGTGGATGACGGAGACGGGAGCACAGGTCATCTGCAATTATCCTTGCCTGGAAATCAAGCCGGGCTCGATGGGAAAACCGATACCTGGCGTGAAAGCGGCGATAGTGGATGATCAAGGCAATGAACTTCCGCCGCACCGCATGGGGAACCTGGCCATTAAGAAAGGCTGGCCTTCCATGATGAAGACTGTCTGGAATAATCAAGCAAAATATGAATCTTACTTCATGCCTGGCGATTGGTATGTTTCCGGGGATTCCGCTTATATGGATGAAGAGGGGTATTTCTGGTTCCAAGGCCGGGTCGATGATGTCATCATGACGGCAGGGGAACGAGTGGGGCCGTTCGAGGTGGAAAGCAAGCTGGTCGAGCATCCGGCAGTAGCTGAAGCGGGGGTCATCGGGAAGCCCGATCCAGTCCGCGGGGAAATCATCAAAGCGTTTATCGCCCTTCGTGACGGATACGATGCAAACGATGCCTTGATTGAGGAAATCCGCCAATTTGTAAAAAACGGTCTTGCAGCGCATGCCGCGCCGCGTGAGATTGAATTCAGGGACAAGCTTCCAAAAACGAGAAGCGGTAAAATCATGCGCCGCGTCTTAAAAGCCTGGGAACTGGATTTGCCAACTGGCGATCTATCATCGATGGAGGATTGA
- the tyrS gene encoding tyrosine--tRNA ligase yields MELLKDLEWRGIIYQQTDEKGFKDLLEKEKISLYCGVDPTADSMHIGHLLPFLTLRRFQQHGHRPLVLVGGATGLIGDPSGKKEERQLQTLEKVLYNADCIKGQLSHIFEFDGENGAVMVNNYDWLGKIDLVTFLRDYGKYIGINYILAKDTVASRLDTGISFTEFTYTLLQGIDFGHLYSNYNCKLQIGGSDQWGNITTGLEVIRKSNDEEAKAYGMTIPLVTKADGTKFGKTEGGAIWLDPEKTTPYEFYQFWINTADADVVKYLKFFTFLSRETIEELEQSVQSEPHLRKAQKTLGEEMTRLIHGQEALDQAIKISAALFSGEVKNLTAAEIKLGFKDVPSFERETKEDIGLVELIVEAKISPSKRQAREDIQNGAISINGEKVTDLQYVVTEAAKIEGEFILVRRGKKKYTLVK; encoded by the coding sequence ATGGAATTGCTTAAAGACCTCGAATGGAGAGGGATTATTTATCAACAAACGGACGAAAAGGGCTTTAAAGACCTATTAGAAAAAGAGAAAATTTCTTTATACTGCGGTGTAGATCCGACTGCCGATAGTATGCACATCGGACATCTGCTGCCATTCTTGACATTGCGCCGTTTCCAGCAGCACGGCCATCGTCCTCTTGTGCTAGTTGGCGGGGCGACTGGACTTATCGGTGATCCGAGTGGTAAAAAGGAGGAACGCCAGCTGCAAACGCTGGAAAAAGTTCTTTATAATGCCGACTGCATAAAAGGGCAGCTATCGCATATCTTTGAATTCGACGGCGAAAATGGTGCCGTCATGGTCAATAACTATGACTGGTTGGGTAAAATCGATCTCGTCACCTTCTTGCGTGATTATGGGAAATACATTGGCATTAACTACATTTTGGCAAAGGATACAGTTGCTTCGCGCCTGGACACGGGGATTTCCTTTACTGAATTCACGTATACGCTTTTACAAGGAATTGATTTCGGGCATTTATACAGCAATTACAACTGTAAATTACAAATTGGCGGAAGTGACCAATGGGGCAATATTACGACAGGACTTGAAGTGATTCGGAAATCGAATGATGAGGAAGCAAAAGCATACGGTATGACGATTCCGCTCGTAACGAAAGCGGATGGTACGAAATTCGGTAAAACGGAAGGCGGAGCGATCTGGCTTGATCCGGAAAAGACAACCCCGTACGAGTTTTACCAGTTCTGGATCAATACAGCTGATGCCGATGTCGTGAAATACTTGAAATTCTTCACATTCCTATCTCGTGAAACGATCGAAGAGCTAGAGCAATCCGTACAGTCTGAACCGCATCTTCGCAAAGCGCAAAAAACGTTGGGCGAAGAGATGACCCGTTTGATTCATGGTCAGGAAGCCCTTGATCAAGCAATCAAAATTTCTGCTGCGCTATTCAGCGGTGAGGTGAAGAATTTGACTGCAGCGGAAATCAAGCTGGGCTTTAAAGATGTCCCTAGCTTTGAACGTGAAACCAAGGAAGATATCGGTCTGGTCGAGTTGATCGTCGAAGCGAAAATCTCCCCATCGAAGCGCCAAGCCCGTGAAGATATCCAAAACGGTGCCATCTCCATCAATGGAGAAAAAGTGACCGATCTGCAGTATGTCGTGACGGAAGCTGCCAAGATCGAGGGAGAGTTCATTCTCGTTCGCCGCGGCAAGAAGAAATATACATTAGTCAAATAA
- a CDS encoding transglycosylase domain-containing protein translates to MNNNQKDRLRTAWKQLTRFFRNEKTQKNARVTYQVFWNLTLILIIVGILGFSFAGGVGAGYFAALVKDEPVRSKADLKKDIYNYEETSEVYFANEVYLGKLKSDLEREEVSIDKVSKYLQNAVIATEDEYFYEHDGVVPKAILRAIYQEFSNASVQSGGSTLTQQLIKNQVLTNEVSFDRKAKEILLALRVEKFFEKKEILETYLNVSTLGRNSSGRNIAGVESAAEGIFGVEAKDLTLPQSAFIAGLPQSPFGYTPYTQQGKLKDNQQPGINRMKTVLKRMYSNGYITKDEYDKAKAYDITKDFIGKSEMPSEKYPWLTYEIEKRSIEILSVNLAKEDGYEEKDLEDDDLKAQYVALADRKLRQNGYKIYTTVNKKIYDKMQEVTKNYPNFGYDKPTQVVDPDTKETKTVSQPVEAGAILIENKTGKIISFVGGRDFKREQTNHATASLRSNGSTMKPLLVYGPGIELGKISPGSVSANVPISIGAWSPGNYGGGSYTGVSTAREALKKSYNIPAALFYKKIINLRPASYLEKMGFSTVTKGDYSNLSMSLGAMDRGVTVEENVNAFGTFANSGEFIDAYMIDKIVSKDGKVIYQHKVKPVDVFSPQAAYLTLDMMRDVVNSGTAASVRNRLAFSSDWAGKTGTSQNYWDAWFVATNPNVSFGTWLGYDKPKSLQGNYNGLEYNKRNIYYWADLINAAYKAEPKLIDPDKRFQMPGGIVSRSFCGVSGLLPSSSCQKAGLVKSDLFIAKYAPSKADNSFIDGQYVSVGSKRYAALPQTPGEFTSGGFMLNPDSFADIGLQYVIDPGAIIPGGEEKGEVVATKAKLNDNGKAPAPLSISMSSDKITWGLHPEGDVVGYRVYKDGKKVASINAGAELVYKVGSGGSYYVTAVDIVGKESSPSQHVESGAKKASKEDSTKNKDDRKKDNIANEDKKTEAKEETRTSGQDKAKDSDTQQEQDKNKDQDQDEDDADKEDTKTDKNKDTVNDKDKETNNAEEEEE, encoded by the coding sequence ATGAATAATAATCAAAAAGATAGATTACGGACGGCATGGAAGCAGCTGACCCGCTTTTTCCGAAATGAAAAGACACAAAAAAATGCACGGGTCACCTACCAGGTCTTTTGGAATTTAACGCTGATCCTCATTATTGTCGGGATTCTAGGATTCTCATTCGCCGGCGGCGTTGGAGCCGGCTATTTCGCTGCCCTCGTCAAAGATGAGCCGGTACGCTCAAAAGCAGATCTTAAAAAAGACATCTACAATTATGAAGAGACCTCTGAAGTATACTTTGCCAATGAGGTGTATTTGGGCAAGCTTAAGAGCGATCTCGAGCGTGAAGAAGTGTCAATCGATAAAGTTTCCAAGTATCTTCAAAATGCGGTCATCGCGACAGAAGATGAATATTTTTACGAGCATGACGGAGTTGTCCCGAAGGCGATCCTGCGTGCCATTTACCAGGAATTCTCCAATGCATCCGTCCAATCGGGAGGAAGCACATTAACGCAGCAGCTCATCAAAAACCAGGTGCTGACAAACGAAGTGTCGTTTGATCGGAAGGCAAAGGAAATCCTGCTTGCACTCCGGGTAGAGAAATTCTTTGAAAAAAAAGAGATTTTGGAAACGTACCTAAACGTCTCCACTTTGGGAAGAAACTCTTCCGGTCGGAACATTGCTGGTGTCGAGTCGGCTGCTGAAGGTATTTTTGGCGTGGAGGCCAAAGACCTGACACTGCCCCAATCCGCGTTTATCGCCGGATTGCCGCAAAGTCCATTCGGTTACACACCATATACGCAGCAAGGGAAATTGAAAGATAATCAACAGCCTGGCATCAACAGGATGAAAACCGTTTTAAAACGGATGTACAGTAACGGATACATAACAAAGGACGAGTATGATAAAGCAAAAGCCTACGACATAACCAAAGACTTTATCGGAAAATCGGAGATGCCATCGGAGAAGTATCCATGGCTCACCTATGAAATTGAAAAACGCTCCATTGAAATCCTCTCTGTCAATCTAGCAAAAGAAGATGGATATGAAGAAAAGGATTTAGAGGATGATGATCTAAAAGCGCAATATGTAGCCCTTGCCGATCGTAAGCTTCGACAAAATGGCTATAAAATTTATACCACCGTCAACAAAAAGATTTATGACAAAATGCAGGAAGTAACGAAAAACTATCCGAACTTCGGATACGATAAACCGACGCAGGTCGTCGACCCGGATACGAAGGAAACGAAAACCGTGAGCCAGCCCGTGGAGGCCGGAGCGATCCTGATCGAGAATAAAACAGGGAAAATCATCAGTTTCGTTGGCGGCCGTGATTTCAAGCGGGAACAGACGAACCATGCGACCGCATCATTGCGCTCAAACGGTTCAACGATGAAGCCATTGCTTGTATATGGCCCAGGGATCGAGCTAGGCAAGATCTCACCTGGAAGCGTATCGGCCAACGTGCCGATTTCCATTGGAGCTTGGAGTCCAGGGAACTATGGCGGCGGCAGCTATACGGGCGTATCGACTGCCCGCGAGGCCCTGAAGAAGTCCTACAATATCCCGGCAGCGCTCTTTTACAAAAAGATAATCAACCTGAGACCTGCTTCGTATTTGGAGAAAATGGGCTTCTCCACCGTGACGAAAGGCGATTACTCCAACCTGTCCATGTCATTGGGTGCCATGGACAGGGGTGTAACCGTCGAAGAAAACGTCAATGCGTTTGGCACCTTTGCCAATTCAGGGGAATTCATCGATGCTTATATGATCGATAAAATCGTTTCGAAGGATGGCAAGGTCATCTATCAGCATAAAGTGAAACCAGTGGATGTTTTCTCCCCACAAGCCGCTTACCTGACGCTTGACATGATGCGTGATGTCGTAAACAGCGGGACGGCGGCGTCGGTCAGGAACCGCCTGGCCTTCTCAAGCGATTGGGCCGGTAAAACCGGTACTTCACAAAATTATTGGGACGCTTGGTTCGTAGCCACCAATCCGAATGTATCGTTTGGGACATGGCTCGGTTATGACAAGCCAAAATCCTTGCAAGGCAACTATAACGGACTTGAATACAATAAACGGAATATATATTATTGGGCCGATCTGATCAACGCGGCCTACAAAGCCGAACCGAAACTCATCGATCCCGATAAACGGTTCCAAATGCCTGGCGGAATCGTCAGCCGTTCCTTCTGCGGCGTTTCCGGACTGCTGCCTTCAAGTTCGTGCCAAAAGGCCGGACTGGTCAAGTCGGATTTATTCATCGCCAAGTACGCACCATCCAAGGCGGATAATAGTTTCATAGACGGACAATATGTTTCAGTCGGAAGCAAGCGCTACGCCGCCCTTCCGCAAACACCTGGCGAATTCACGAGCGGCGGGTTCATGCTCAACCCAGATTCGTTTGCAGATATCGGTTTGCAGTATGTGATCGATCCGGGCGCCATCATTCCTGGCGGCGAGGAAAAGGGGGAAGTCGTCGCTACGAAAGCGAAATTGAATGATAATGGCAAAGCGCCCGCCCCCCTTTCCATCTCCATGAGCAGCGATAAGATCACTTGGGGGCTGCATCCTGAAGGGGATGTCGTCGGCTATCGTGTCTATAAGGACGGGAAAAAAGTGGCGAGCATCAATGCTGGTGCAGAGCTTGTTTATAAAGTCGGCTCAGGCGGCTCCTATTACGTAACGGCCGTTGACATAGTCGGGAAAGAATCGTCTCCATCGCAACATGTCGAAAGCGGCGCTAAAAAGGCAAGCAAAGAAGATTCGACCAAAAATAAAGACGATCGCAAAAAAGATAACATCGCAAACGAAGATAAAAAAACGGAAGCAAAAGAAGAAACTCGCACATCAGGTCAAGATAAGGCCAAAGATTCTGATACACAGCAAGAACAAGATAAAAACAAAGATCAGGATCAAGACGAAGATGATGCAGATAAAGAGGATACAAAGACCGACAAGAATAAAGACACGGTCAATGATAAAGACAAAGAAACCAACAACGCGGAAGAAGAGGAAGAATGA
- the ccpA gene encoding catabolite control protein A, whose product MNNITIYDVAREANVSMATVSRVVNGNPNVKPATRKKVSDVIERLGYRPNAVARGLASKKTTTVGVIIPDISSIFFAELARGIEDIATMYKYNIILSSSDENIDKEFHLLNTMLGKQVDGIVFMGGNITDEHVKEFTNSPVPIVLAGSVDESGQVPSVNIDYEAAAFDAVTFFAQKGHKNIAFVSGNLSALIDEKKLAGYKRGLKEAGLTFDERYVVEGDYTYDSGIESFEKFLESGEKPTAFIVGADEMALGIVHAAQDKGYNVPEDFEVISFDNTRLTLMVRPQITTIVQPLYDIGAVAMRLLTKLMNKEQVEEGHEKVILPHRIEARQSTK is encoded by the coding sequence ATGAATAATATAACCATTTATGATGTGGCGCGTGAAGCGAATGTTTCCATGGCCACCGTTTCCCGCGTAGTTAACGGGAATCCAAATGTAAAGCCGGCTACAAGGAAGAAAGTATCGGATGTGATTGAGAGGCTAGGGTACCGTCCCAATGCAGTGGCAAGGGGTCTTGCCAGCAAGAAGACGACGACCGTGGGTGTCATCATACCGGACATCTCCAGCATCTTTTTTGCCGAATTGGCAAGAGGGATAGAAGACATAGCGACAATGTATAAATACAATATCATTTTAAGCAGTTCCGATGAGAATATAGATAAGGAATTCCATTTGTTGAATACGATGCTTGGAAAACAAGTGGACGGCATCGTATTCATGGGCGGTAACATAACCGATGAACATGTCAAGGAGTTTACGAATTCCCCGGTTCCTATCGTTCTGGCTGGATCAGTCGATGAAAGCGGGCAAGTGCCATCCGTTAATATTGATTATGAGGCGGCAGCATTCGACGCAGTGACATTTTTTGCCCAAAAAGGCCATAAGAATATCGCTTTTGTAAGCGGAAACCTTTCAGCGTTGATTGATGAAAAGAAATTGGCGGGTTATAAGCGAGGGCTGAAGGAAGCAGGGCTTACCTTTGATGAACGTTATGTTGTCGAAGGCGATTATACATATGATTCGGGCATCGAGTCTTTTGAAAAGTTCCTGGAGTCCGGGGAGAAACCGACGGCGTTCATCGTTGGTGCTGATGAAATGGCGCTTGGGATCGTACATGCCGCCCAGGATAAAGGGTACAATGTGCCGGAAGACTTCGAAGTGATCAGCTTTGACAATACTAGATTGACCTTGATGGTTCGTCCGCAAATCACGACCATCGTTCAACCCCTATATGATATCGGTGCGGTTGCGATGAGGCTATTGACAAAGTTGATGAATAAGGAGCAAGTGGAGGAAGGTCATGAAAAAGTGATCCTGCCCCATCGGATCGAGGCACGTCAATCAACGAAATAA
- a CDS encoding acetoin utilization AcuB family protein, translating into MIVEKIMNEDIITLTPADTIQSAVVIMKEKRIRHIPIVDESFQLVGLVSDRDIRDAAPSIFNTAEYKNDLQKPLSSIMKTDLITGHPLDFVEEIGAVFCESNISCLPIVKERKLVGIITGSDLLQSFVELTGVNQPGSQIEIKIPDKAGTLHDIAHIFKRRNSNILSTLVYPEKDGTDYKILVIRVQTMNPFMVVEDLKQEGYTVLWPSLPGTSHE; encoded by the coding sequence ATGATTGTTGAAAAAATAATGAATGAGGACATAATCACCCTCACTCCAGCGGATACAATCCAAAGCGCTGTCGTGATCATGAAGGAAAAACGAATTCGCCACATTCCCATTGTCGATGAAAGCTTTCAACTTGTCGGATTAGTCAGTGACCGTGATATACGAGATGCTGCGCCTTCGATATTCAACACCGCAGAATACAAAAATGATTTACAAAAGCCATTATCAAGCATCATGAAAACGGATCTAATCACAGGGCACCCGCTCGATTTCGTGGAAGAAATCGGGGCTGTATTTTGTGAAAGCAACATCAGCTGCCTCCCGATCGTCAAAGAGAGGAAATTGGTGGGCATCATAACCGGTTCTGACTTGCTTCAGTCATTCGTTGAATTGACGGGTGTCAATCAGCCGGGCTCACAAATCGAAATCAAGATCCCGGACAAGGCAGGAACCCTTCACGATATTGCCCACATTTTCAAACGGCGCAACTCCAATATCCTGAGTACCCTTGTTTATCCGGAAAAAGACGGCACCGATTATAAGATTTTGGTCATCCGTGTCCAGACGATGAATCCATTTATGGTGGTGGAGGATTTGAAACAAGAAGGCTATACCGTCTTGTGGCCGAGTTTACCGGGGACTTCCCATGAATGA
- the rpsD gene encoding 30S ribosomal protein S4 produces the protein MARYTGPSWKLSRRLGISLTGTGKELEKRPYAPGQHGPNQRRKISEYGMQLQEKQKLRHMYGITERQFRSMFDRAGKIKGVHGENFMVLLESRLDNLVYRLGLARTRRQARQLVNHGHIIVDGRRVDIPSYKVSLGQTIAVREKSRNFSIIKESVEATNFVPDFLTFDAEKLEGTFTRLPERSELPAEINEALIVEFYSR, from the coding sequence ATGGCTCGTTATACTGGCCCAAGCTGGAAACTATCCCGTCGTTTAGGAATTTCCCTAACAGGTACTGGTAAAGAATTAGAAAAACGCCCTTATGCTCCAGGACAACATGGTCCTAACCAACGTAGAAAAATTTCTGAATACGGAATGCAACTACAAGAGAAACAAAAACTTCGTCACATGTACGGAATCACTGAACGTCAATTCCGTTCAATGTTCGACCGTGCTGGCAAAATCAAAGGTGTTCATGGTGAAAACTTCATGGTTCTTCTTGAATCACGTCTTGACAACCTAGTTTACCGTCTTGGTTTAGCTCGTACACGTCGTCAAGCACGTCAACTTGTTAACCACGGTCACATCATTGTAGACGGACGTCGCGTAGACATCCCATCTTACAAAGTGTCCCTTGGACAAACAATCGCAGTTCGTGAAAAATCACGCAACTTCTCAATCATCAAAGAATCAGTTGAAGCAACTAACTTCGTACCTGATTTCCTTACTTTCGATGCTGAGAAATTGGAAGGTACTTTCACTCGTTTACCAGAACGTTCTGAATTGCCTGCTGAAATTAACGAAGCGCTTATCGTTGAGTTCTACTCTCGTTAA
- a CDS encoding GNAT family N-acetyltransferase has protein sequence MEYNKTFYAKELQTLNGTLIIEGPLDGERMSAYEFHEDLVAFRPPALQHKALIEIADLPEGRIFIARKQETIVGYVTYLYPDPLERWSEIEMKDLIELGAIEVIPEYRGASVGKNLIRLSMEDDSVEDFIIITTEYYWHWDLKGTGLNIWEYRKIMEKMMSAGGLVYFATDDPEISSHPANCLMARIGKRVPPESIEKFDQLRFMNRFMY, from the coding sequence ATGGAATATAACAAGACCTTTTATGCCAAGGAACTGCAGACATTAAATGGAACCCTCATCATCGAGGGGCCATTGGATGGGGAACGGATGTCGGCTTATGAGTTTCATGAAGACTTGGTCGCCTTTCGTCCGCCTGCTTTGCAGCATAAAGCGTTAATAGAGATTGCAGACTTGCCTGAAGGCAGGATCTTCATCGCACGTAAACAAGAAACCATCGTTGGTTATGTAACCTATTTATATCCGGATCCGTTGGAACGATGGTCGGAAATCGAGATGAAGGACCTGATTGAGCTAGGGGCAATCGAGGTCATCCCTGAATACCGGGGTGCCTCCGTCGGAAAGAACTTGATCCGCCTTTCGATGGAAGACGATTCGGTGGAAGACTTCATCATCATCACGACTGAATACTATTGGCACTGGGACTTAAAAGGCACTGGCCTTAATATTTGGGAGTACCGCAAGATCATGGAAAAAATGATGAGCGCCGGGGGCCTGGTTTACTTTGCAACGGATGATCCGGAAATCAGTTCCCACCCAGCGAACTGCTTGATGGCCCGCATTGGCAAGAGGGTGCCGCCGGAATCCATCGAGAAATTCGACCAGCTGCGTTTTATGAATCGGTTCATGTATTAA
- a CDS encoding acetoin utilization protein AcuC yields MNDTSLFVYSEELLAYKFNDEHPFNQKRLTLTLDLLKKHHAIRDDQIIKPRMATDEELELVHDRHYVNAVKLAGEGKLPSEKALNYGLGTEDTPIFPNMHEASALLVGGTLTAVDAVMTGKSLHALNLGGGLHHGFRGKASGFCIYNDSSVAIKYLQKKYGARVLYVDTDAHHGDGVQWSFYDDPDVCTLSIHETGRYLFPGTGTINERGQGKGYGFSFNIPVDAFTEDDSWLECYRAAFREVIEFFKPDIILTQNGADSHYYDPLTHLSATMKIYREIPKLAHELAHEYCNGRWIAVGGGGYDIWRVVPRAWSRVWLEMTDNDLSGPLSKEWLDSWQPESPVPLPREWDDMEDMYEPIPRKPEITEKNALTLEKALYPIRSSRQTSTSNEHS; encoded by the coding sequence ATGAATGATACATCCCTTTTCGTCTACTCGGAGGAACTTCTTGCCTACAAATTCAATGATGAGCACCCATTCAATCAAAAGCGGCTTACCCTTACGCTTGATTTGCTGAAAAAACACCATGCCATTCGTGATGATCAAATTATCAAGCCAAGAATGGCCACGGATGAAGAGTTGGAGCTAGTTCATGACCGGCATTATGTAAACGCCGTCAAATTGGCCGGGGAGGGAAAGCTGCCCAGCGAAAAGGCCTTGAATTACGGTCTGGGGACGGAGGACACCCCCATCTTCCCCAACATGCATGAAGCGAGCGCCTTGCTTGTAGGCGGCACTTTGACGGCCGTGGATGCCGTCATGACCGGTAAGTCGCTGCACGCACTCAATCTTGGCGGGGGCTTGCACCACGGCTTTCGTGGCAAAGCCTCGGGGTTTTGCATTTATAATGATAGTTCGGTCGCAATCAAATACTTACAAAAGAAATATGGGGCACGTGTCCTGTATGTCGATACGGATGCCCATCACGGCGATGGGGTCCAATGGTCCTTTTACGATGATCCGGATGTATGCACGCTTTCCATCCATGAAACGGGACGCTACTTATTTCCCGGCACGGGGACGATAAACGAAAGGGGCCAAGGTAAAGGCTACGGCTTCTCTTTCAACATCCCTGTCGATGCCTTCACGGAGGATGACTCCTGGCTGGAGTGCTATCGAGCCGCCTTTCGAGAGGTCATTGAATTTTTCAAACCGGATATCATTTTAACCCAGAACGGAGCCGACTCCCATTATTACGATCCGCTCACCCATTTATCCGCAACAATGAAGATTTACCGGGAGATACCAAAGCTTGCCCATGAACTGGCCCATGAATATTGCAACGGGCGCTGGATTGCAGTCGGGGGCGGCGGCTATGATATATGGCGTGTCGTCCCGAGGGCTTGGTCGAGAGTATGGCTTGAAATGACCGATAACGACCTATCCGGTCCTCTTTCAAAAGAATGGCTTGACAGCTGGCAGCCAGAGTCCCCCGTTCCACTCCCTCGGGAATGGGATGACATGGAGGATATGTACGAGCCCATCCCGAGGAAGCCTGAAATCACCGAAAAGAATGCACTTACGCTTGAAAAGGCGCTCTACCCTATCCGGTCATCCAGACAAACATCGACAAGCAATGAACATAGCTAA